From Chloracidobacterium thermophilum B:
GCTGGAAGCGGCGGTGGAGAAGGCGTTGCGGGCGGTGCGCTTCCGGCCGGCCTTGCGGCAGGGGAAACCTGTCGCGGCGTGGTTTGTGGCCGCGTTCAACTTTCGGTCATCGCCTGCGGATGACCGGTAGTGTGGAGGGGGTTACGGCCAACACATACAGTTCGTTGTTCTACCACGTTGTTTTCAGCACAAAGCAGCGGACGAAGTTCATTCGGCCGGAAATTGAGCAGCGTGTTTGGGCTTACTTGGGGGGTGTGGCATCCCGGCAGGGGGCAAAGGCAGTACAGATTGGGGGTGTGGAGGATCATGTTCACGTGCTGCTGATGGCGCCGCCGACAGTTTCGCCAGCGGAGCTTGTCAGCCGGATCAAGGGGGATTCGTCGCGCTGGATACACGAGGTGTTTCCGGAGTTGCGGAACTTTGGTTGGCAGGACGG
This genomic window contains:
- the tnpA gene encoding IS200/IS605 family transposase, with the protein product MTGSVEGVTANTYSSLFYHVVFSTKQRTKFIRPEIEQRVWAYLGGVASRQGAKAVQIGGVEDHVHVLLMAPPTVSPAELVSRIKGDSSRWIHEVFPELRNFGWQDGYGVFSVSRSNVPQVVKYIQNQREHHRVRTFQEEYLLFLKKHQVAYDERYLWG